One window of the Lysobacter sp. S4-A87 genome contains the following:
- the cysN gene encoding sulfate adenylyltransferase subunit CysN, translated as MDRLTAASEVAAYLQRHETKGLLRFITCGSVDDGKSTLIGRLLFESRALFDDQLSALESDSRRHGTRNGEIDYALLLDGLSAEREQGITIDVAYRFFSTDKRKFIVADCPGHEQYTRNMATGASTADVAVVLVDARKGLLAQTRRHTYIASLLGIRHVLLAVNKMDLVGFDFAVFDEIVAGYRELADQLGIGQVQAVPLSALQGDNLMQRSPNTPWYDGPSVLEYLENVDVSRDASDIGFRLPVQYVNRPDQDFRGFAGTVAAGVVRPGDDIVVLPSGRRSKIARIVTAGRDLDLAGEGQAVTLTLRDELDISRGDVIADAHKPPQVSDQFAAHMLWMGEHALLPGRPYWLKIGTRTVSASVTEIKHKIDVNTQEALAAKHLELNEVGYCNLYLDQPVPFESYADSRTLGGFILIDRQSNATVAAGALDFALRRAGNIHWQHLDVDRTARARIKGQQPRVLWFTGLSGSGKSTIANLVDKRLHALGYHTFILDGDNVRHGLNKDLGFTDEDRVENIRRVAEVAKLMSDAGLIVLVSFISPFRAERRMARELFAPGEFVEVFIDTPLAVAEERDVKGLYAKARAGQLRNFTGIDSPYEVPEAAELKLDTVSDNAEHLAQRVIDYLLE; from the coding sequence ATGGACCGCCTCACCGCCGCCTCCGAGGTCGCCGCCTACCTGCAGCGCCACGAAACCAAGGGCCTGCTGCGCTTCATCACCTGCGGCAGCGTCGACGACGGCAAGAGCACGCTGATCGGACGGCTGCTGTTCGAGAGCCGCGCGCTGTTCGACGACCAGCTGTCCGCGCTCGAGTCCGACAGCCGCCGCCACGGCACCCGCAACGGCGAGATCGATTACGCGCTGCTGCTCGACGGCCTCTCGGCCGAGCGCGAGCAGGGCATCACCATCGACGTTGCCTACCGTTTCTTCAGCACCGACAAGCGCAAGTTCATCGTGGCCGATTGCCCGGGCCACGAGCAGTACACCCGCAACATGGCCACCGGTGCGTCCACCGCCGACGTCGCCGTGGTCCTGGTCGATGCGCGCAAGGGCCTGCTGGCGCAGACGCGCCGGCATACCTACATCGCCTCGCTGCTGGGCATCCGCCATGTGCTGCTGGCGGTGAACAAGATGGACCTGGTCGGATTCGACTTCGCCGTGTTCGACGAAATCGTCGCCGGCTATCGCGAGCTCGCCGACCAGCTCGGCATCGGCCAGGTCCAGGCGGTGCCGCTGTCGGCGCTGCAGGGCGACAACCTGATGCAGCGCTCGCCGAACACGCCGTGGTACGACGGTCCCAGCGTGCTCGAGTACCTGGAGAACGTGGACGTCAGCCGCGACGCCAGCGACATCGGCTTCCGCCTGCCGGTGCAGTACGTCAACCGTCCCGACCAGGATTTCCGCGGATTTGCCGGCACCGTGGCCGCGGGTGTGGTGCGGCCCGGCGACGACATCGTGGTGCTGCCCTCGGGCCGGCGCTCGAAGATCGCGCGCATCGTCACCGCCGGCCGCGACCTCGACCTGGCCGGCGAAGGCCAGGCAGTGACGCTGACGCTGCGCGACGAGCTCGACATCAGCCGCGGGGATGTCATCGCCGATGCGCACAAACCGCCGCAGGTGTCCGACCAGTTCGCCGCGCACATGCTGTGGATGGGCGAACACGCGCTGCTGCCGGGCCGGCCGTACTGGCTGAAGATCGGCACGCGCACGGTCAGTGCCAGCGTCACCGAGATCAAGCACAAGATCGACGTCAACACCCAGGAAGCGCTGGCGGCCAAGCACCTGGAGCTCAACGAGGTCGGCTACTGCAATCTCTACCTCGACCAGCCGGTGCCGTTCGAGTCCTACGCCGACAGCCGCACGCTCGGCGGCTTCATCCTGATCGACCGCCAGAGCAACGCCACGGTCGCCGCAGGCGCGCTCGACTTCGCATTGCGCCGGGCCGGCAACATCCACTGGCAGCACCTGGACGTCGACAGGACCGCGCGCGCCCGCATCAAGGGCCAGCAGCCGCGCGTGTTGTGGTTCACCGGCCTGTCCGGCTCGGGCAAGTCGACCATCGCCAACCTGGTCGACAAGCGCCTGCACGCGCTGGGCTACCACACGTTCATCCTCGACGGCGACAACGTCCGCCACGGCCTCAACAAGGACCTGGGGTTCACCGACGAGGATCGCGTCGAGAACATCCGTCGCGTCGCCGAAGTGGCGAAGCTGATGTCGGACGCGGGCCTGATCGTGCTGGTCAGTTTCATCTCGCCGTTCCGCGCCGAGCGGCGCATGGCGCGAGAGCTGTTCGCGCCCGGCGAGTTCGTCGAGGTCTTCATCGACACGCCCCTGGCGGTGGCCGAGGAGCGTGACGTGAAGGGGCTGTACGCCAAGGCGCGCGCTGGCCAGCTGCGCAACTTCACCGGCATCGACTCGCCTTACGAGGTGCCCGAGGCGGCCGAATTGAAGCTCGACACGGTGAGCGACAACGCCGAGCACCTGGCGCAGAGGGTCATCGACTATCTGCTGGAGTGA
- a CDS encoding GlsB/YeaQ/YmgE family stress response membrane protein, protein MGSIVYTIIIGAVIGILARFFKPGADPMGWILTILLGIAGAYIGSLLYAGGGFIGFIISIICAVVLLFVYEFIRSKTAKPAA, encoded by the coding sequence ATGGGCAGCATCGTCTATACGATCATCATTGGTGCGGTTATTGGAATCCTGGCGCGTTTCTTCAAGCCCGGTGCGGACCCGATGGGCTGGATCCTCACCATCCTGCTCGGCATCGCCGGCGCCTACATCGGCAGCCTGCTCTATGCCGGCGGTGGTTTCATCGGCTTCATCATCTCGATCATCTGCGCTGTGGTGCTGCTTTTCGTCTACGAGTTCATCCGCAGCAAGACCGCCAAACCGGCGGCCTGA